The Actinomadura sp. WMMB 499 genome includes a window with the following:
- a CDS encoding ABC transporter ATP-binding protein: MSELLEVRNVALRFGGLTALDGVGFDVRERELFAVIGPNGAGKTSVFNCLSAVYRPQEGSIRFAGHEVRGLSPVRVTKLGMARTFQNLGLFGGLDLVANLLLGRHHLMRSGFVSSALWWGRARSEEVRHRRAVEEIVELLDLDPYRNRPVGSLPYGVQKRIELGRALAMEPRLLLLDEPVAGMNLEETEEMARYLLHVRDELGVAMILVEHDMALVMALADRVLALDFGVVLAVGTPAEIRDDPRVVKAYLGQATEEGPA, translated from the coding sequence GTGAGCGAGCTGCTGGAGGTCCGCAATGTGGCGCTGCGCTTCGGCGGGCTGACGGCGCTGGACGGTGTGGGGTTCGACGTGCGCGAGCGTGAGCTGTTCGCGGTGATCGGGCCGAACGGAGCGGGCAAGACGTCGGTCTTCAACTGCCTGAGCGCGGTGTACCGGCCGCAGGAGGGCTCGATCCGGTTCGCCGGGCATGAGGTACGCGGGCTCAGCCCGGTGCGCGTCACCAAGCTGGGAATGGCGCGCACGTTCCAGAACCTGGGGCTCTTCGGGGGCCTGGACCTGGTCGCCAATCTGCTGCTCGGCAGGCACCACCTGATGCGGTCCGGTTTCGTCAGCTCGGCGCTGTGGTGGGGCCGAGCCCGCAGCGAGGAGGTCCGGCATCGGCGGGCGGTCGAGGAGATCGTGGAACTGCTGGATCTGGACCCGTACCGGAACCGGCCGGTCGGGTCGCTGCCGTACGGCGTGCAGAAGCGGATCGAGCTTGGCCGGGCGCTGGCGATGGAGCCGCGATTGCTGCTCCTGGACGAGCCGGTCGCCGGGATGAACCTCGAGGAGACCGAGGAGATGGCCCGGTACCTGTTGCACGTCCGCGATGAGCTGGGAGTGGCCATGATCCTCGTCGAGCATGACATGGCACTGGTCATGGCTCTGGCCGACCGGGTGCTCGCCCTGGACTTCGGGGTGGTGCTGGCCGTCGGCACACCCGCAGAGATCCGCGACGATCCCCGGGTGGTCAAGGCGTACCTGGGCCAGGCCACCGAGGAGGGACCGGCATGA
- a CDS encoding MMPL family transporter — protein MAVNAAPSGEAPAGRLAGRWVPWLVIGLWMVLAAFMVPLSGKLSSVTTDSAADTLPASAESTKVAVLEDSLPGGDDNTFVFVYHRAGGMTDADRATVERQYSTLAKRYPPKEAAPAGGEDEGPPTRSSTDGKAMMFTLPVSTTYGEPEAIVGPLRDAAKDRPAGLELDVTGPAAIDGDMDAVFDGIDLQVLLTTVVVVTLLLILTYRSPVLWLIPLVVVGAAALSAMATVYLLVKGFGIVVNSQNSALLTILVFGVGTDYALLLISRYRETLHHHENVRVAMVRALRSAAPAIVASAATVIAGLLCLLVADLNSTSGLGPIGAAGILCALVAMLTLFPAVLVVLGRRIFWPVIPRFSTAVEEKPGLWGRLGAAINRRRWVAALGSLGILGMLAIGLAGNTGALREQDQFLSAPESVTGFTVLRQHFPEFGGQPMTIFTRPAHQERVLDIVKDTRGVALALPEETSGGWANISAFPTDAPETAAEYDTIKRVRTAVHAVSGAEAIVGGPSAENLDTEVTTSRDERLVIPLVLAVVLIILGLLLRAIVAPLVLMATVIVSFAAAFGGSVFVFDTILGFKGIDYSVPLLAFLFLVALGVDYNIFLTSRAREETVRLGTREGMLKALSATGGVITSAGVVLAATFAVLTTLPLVMLIEVGFLVAFGVLLDALLVRSVLVPALTLLIGRRIWWPSRPSRPAAELPDGQQSLADDEEPTLQR, from the coding sequence ATGGCAGTCAACGCAGCGCCGTCCGGGGAAGCGCCGGCCGGTCGGCTGGCCGGTCGGTGGGTGCCGTGGTTGGTGATCGGCCTGTGGATGGTGCTGGCGGCGTTCATGGTGCCGCTGAGCGGAAAGTTGAGCTCGGTCACCACCGACAGCGCCGCGGACACCCTGCCGGCCAGTGCCGAGTCCACCAAGGTGGCGGTGCTGGAGGACAGTCTCCCCGGCGGGGACGACAACACGTTCGTCTTCGTGTACCACCGCGCCGGCGGCATGACCGACGCCGACCGCGCGACGGTCGAGCGCCAGTACAGCACCCTTGCCAAGCGGTACCCGCCGAAGGAGGCGGCCCCGGCCGGCGGCGAGGACGAGGGCCCACCGACGAGATCCTCCACCGACGGCAAGGCGATGATGTTCACCCTCCCGGTGAGCACGACCTACGGCGAACCGGAGGCCATCGTCGGCCCGTTGCGTGACGCCGCGAAGGACCGCCCCGCCGGCCTGGAACTCGACGTGACCGGCCCGGCCGCGATCGACGGCGACATGGACGCCGTCTTCGACGGCATCGACCTGCAGGTCCTCCTCACCACCGTCGTCGTCGTCACGCTCCTGCTCATCCTCACCTACCGCAGCCCGGTGTTGTGGTTGATCCCGCTGGTGGTCGTGGGCGCGGCCGCACTGAGCGCGATGGCGACCGTCTACCTGCTCGTCAAGGGCTTCGGCATCGTTGTCAACAGCCAGAACTCGGCGCTGCTGACGATCCTGGTATTCGGCGTCGGCACGGACTACGCGCTGTTGCTCATCTCCCGGTACCGGGAGACACTGCACCACCACGAGAACGTCCGGGTCGCGATGGTCCGCGCGCTACGCAGCGCGGCGCCGGCCATCGTCGCGTCCGCGGCCACCGTGATCGCCGGCCTGCTCTGCCTGCTCGTCGCCGACCTGAACAGCACCAGCGGGTTGGGCCCGATCGGTGCGGCCGGCATCCTGTGCGCGCTGGTGGCCATGCTGACGCTGTTCCCGGCGGTGCTCGTGGTGCTCGGCAGGCGGATCTTCTGGCCGGTCATCCCGCGGTTCAGCACAGCCGTGGAGGAGAAGCCGGGGCTGTGGGGACGGCTTGGCGCCGCCATCAACCGCCGCCGGTGGGTTGCGGCGCTCGGCTCGCTCGGAATCCTCGGCATGCTCGCCATCGGGCTGGCGGGCAACACCGGCGCCCTGCGGGAGCAGGACCAGTTCCTGTCCGCGCCGGAGTCGGTCACCGGGTTCACCGTTCTCCGCCAGCACTTCCCAGAGTTCGGCGGCCAGCCGATGACGATCTTCACGCGGCCCGCGCACCAGGAGCGGGTGCTCGACATCGTCAAGGACACTCGCGGTGTGGCCCTGGCCCTCCCGGAGGAGACCAGCGGTGGCTGGGCCAACATCTCCGCGTTCCCGACGGATGCGCCGGAAACCGCCGCAGAATACGACACGATCAAGCGGGTGCGCACCGCCGTGCACGCGGTGAGCGGGGCGGAGGCCATCGTCGGCGGGCCGAGTGCGGAGAACCTCGATACCGAGGTGACCACCAGCCGCGACGAGAGGCTGGTGATCCCGCTGGTGCTCGCCGTCGTCCTGATCATCCTCGGGCTGCTGCTGCGCGCGATCGTGGCCCCGCTGGTCCTGATGGCCACCGTGATCGTCTCATTCGCCGCGGCCTTCGGCGGCAGCGTGTTCGTCTTCGACACGATCCTCGGGTTCAAGGGCATCGACTATTCGGTGCCGCTGCTGGCATTCCTGTTCCTGGTGGCGCTAGGCGTCGACTACAACATCTTCCTGACCAGCCGAGCCCGGGAGGAGACGGTGCGTCTCGGCACCAGGGAGGGCATGCTCAAAGCCCTCTCCGCCACCGGCGGCGTCATCACCTCGGCAGGCGTGGTCCTGGCGGCCACGTTCGCGGTCCTCACCACACTTCCGCTGGTGATGCTGATCGAGGTCGGGTTCCTGGTCGCCTTCGGCGTGCTGCTCGACGCCCTGCTGGTGCGGTCGGTCCTGGTGCCCGCCCTCACCCTGCTGATCGGTCGGCGGATCTGGTGGCCGAGCCGGCCGTCCCGTCCAGCGGCGGAGCTGCCGGACGGTCAACAGTCGCTCGCCGACGACGAGGAGCCCACGCTGCAACGGTGA
- a CDS encoding integrase core domain-containing protein, producing the protein METVTLTGERTYVLAVIEHHTRRIRVLGATAHPSAAWVMQAARNLVMDLEDAGCRARFLIRDRDGKFPDLFDAVLADAGIQTVLTGVRVPRMNAVMERWVQTCRRELLERTLIWSRRRLLHALREFETFYNEHRPHQSMANARPLRPLPPPINEPDQIAHLDIRRSQRLGGILSEYEHAA; encoded by the coding sequence ATGGAAACCGTTACCTTGACGGGGGAGCGCACGTACGTGCTGGCGGTGATCGAGCACCACACCCGCCGCATCCGGGTCCTGGGCGCTACCGCTCATCCGAGCGCAGCGTGGGTGATGCAGGCGGCCCGGAACCTGGTCATGGACCTTGAGGACGCCGGGTGCCGGGCACGGTTCCTGATCCGCGATCGCGACGGCAAGTTCCCCGACCTGTTCGACGCCGTCCTGGCCGATGCCGGCATCCAGACGGTGCTGACCGGGGTGCGGGTGCCGAGGATGAACGCGGTGATGGAGCGGTGGGTGCAGACCTGCCGCCGCGAACTCCTCGAGCGAACGCTGATCTGGAGCCGGCGGCGCCTGCTTCACGCCCTCCGCGAGTTCGAGACCTTCTACAACGAGCATCGGCCTCATCAGAGCATGGCCAACGCGCGCCCGTTGAGGCCACTGCCTCCACCGATCAACGAACCAGACCAGATCGCCCACCTGGATATCCGAAGGAGCCAACGTCTGGGCGGGATCCTCAGCGAGTACGAGCATGCCGCTTGA
- a CDS encoding TetR/AcrR family transcriptional regulator, protein MKKHTIARPHKPAQRTDRQEKATQKGRATDEAFRDAARRVFARDGYLNAKISDIAAEAGKSVASFYNYYDTKADLLLALAEEFHSEAMELALVSYRAGQSRHEAMREAMAGFWQTYKQRRGELVGVFQASMLEGEFRDRWLDIRAQAIYQISAEIRTAQEHGYCPGANPILTASALSAMLEHFCYIWQAQGGESVEVEFSDEGAIDTLATICIQSIYWKPEDA, encoded by the coding sequence ATGAAGAAGCACACGATTGCGCGTCCCCACAAACCCGCGCAGCGCACCGACCGTCAGGAGAAGGCGACGCAGAAGGGCCGCGCGACCGACGAGGCGTTCCGGGACGCGGCCCGGCGGGTCTTCGCCCGCGACGGCTACCTCAATGCCAAGATCAGCGACATCGCGGCCGAGGCGGGCAAGTCGGTCGCCTCCTTCTACAACTACTACGACACCAAAGCGGACCTGTTGCTCGCGCTGGCGGAGGAGTTCCACTCCGAGGCGATGGAGTTGGCCCTGGTGTCATACCGGGCCGGACAGAGCCGACATGAGGCGATGCGCGAGGCCATGGCGGGCTTCTGGCAAACCTACAAGCAGCGCCGCGGCGAACTCGTCGGTGTCTTCCAGGCATCCATGCTCGAAGGCGAGTTCCGCGACCGCTGGCTGGACATCCGGGCCCAAGCCATCTACCAGATCTCCGCCGAGATCCGGACCGCCCAGGAACACGGCTACTGCCCGGGAGCCAATCCGATACTGACCGCTTCGGCCCTGTCGGCGATGCTGGAACACTTCTGCTACATCTGGCAGGCGCAGGGCGGCGAGTCCGTCGAGGTGGAGTTCAGCGACGAGGGCGCGATCGACACCCTGGCCACCATCTGCATCCAGTCCATCTATTGGAAACCCGAGGACGCCTGA
- a CDS encoding transposase produces the protein MSVRPRSVVEIPELTARMARASNPRGTTAMWVRDHLDGLWSDADLACWYPRDGRSGLSPAQLAMVCVLQFLLNLSDRQAAEAVRCWIDFKYASAMELDDPGFHHSVLSDFRDRLAADDPADRLLDLALERMKDAGLVKQHGPAALCCRKVRPCR, from the coding sequence GTGTCGGTTCGCCCCCGGTCCGTAGTCGAGATCCCGGAGCTCACCGCGCGGATGGCGCGCGCGAGCAATCCTCGTGGCACGACCGCGATGTGGGTGCGTGATCACCTCGACGGACTGTGGAGCGATGCGGACCTGGCCTGCTGGTACCCGCGTGATGGCCGCTCCGGTCTGTCGCCGGCGCAACTGGCTATGGTGTGCGTGCTGCAGTTCCTGCTGAACCTGTCGGACCGGCAGGCCGCCGAGGCCGTGCGCTGCTGGATCGACTTCAAATACGCCTCGGCCATGGAACTGGACGACCCGGGCTTTCACCACAGCGTTCTGTCCGACTTCCGTGACCGGCTCGCCGCCGACGACCCGGCCGACCGGCTGCTTGACCTGGCGCTGGAACGGATGAAGGACGCCGGGCTGGTCAAACAGCATGGGCCGGCAGCGCTGTGCTGCCGAAAAGTGCGTCCGTGCAGGTGA
- the rsgA gene encoding ribosome small subunit-dependent GTPase A, protein MVRTERGLCDIVAEGGPVRAVVSGDRLLPCTGDWTAVRPATPAASAVVVKVLERRTAVVRSTASRSSHGQVLAANVDTVAVTVSLADPVRHGRIERMLALAWESGATPVVVLTKADRCADAQRAAAEVAEVAPGVEVLVTSAATGEGVDVLVAVLSGTVVLLGPSGAGKSTLGNRLLGEERLATGAVRENDGRGRHTTAWRELLPLPHGGVLLDTPGLRGVGLHEADEGLDRTFAEIIELADDCRFVDCAHSTEPGCAVLAAVEDGQLTQRRLDSYHRLQRENAYAASRIDARLRAERERTKKEITRLIREIKRSPNFKA, encoded by the coding sequence GTGGTGCGGACCGAACGCGGTCTATGCGACATCGTCGCCGAGGGCGGGCCCGTGCGCGCGGTGGTCAGCGGTGACCGGCTGCTGCCGTGCACCGGCGACTGGACGGCCGTTCGGCCGGCCACCCCGGCCGCGTCCGCCGTCGTCGTGAAGGTGCTGGAGCGCCGGACCGCCGTCGTGCGCTCCACCGCGTCGCGCAGCTCGCACGGGCAGGTGCTCGCCGCGAACGTCGACACCGTGGCGGTGACCGTCTCCCTCGCCGACCCCGTCAGGCACGGGCGGATCGAGCGGATGCTCGCGCTGGCCTGGGAGAGCGGTGCCACCCCGGTGGTGGTGCTCACCAAGGCCGACCGGTGCGCGGACGCGCAGCGGGCGGCGGCCGAGGTGGCCGAGGTCGCGCCGGGTGTGGAGGTGCTGGTCACCAGCGCCGCTACCGGCGAGGGCGTGGATGTCCTCGTCGCCGTCCTGTCAGGCACGGTCGTGCTGCTCGGGCCCTCGGGCGCGGGCAAGTCCACTCTCGGCAACCGCTTGCTGGGCGAGGAACGCCTGGCCACCGGCGCGGTGCGCGAGAACGACGGCAGGGGCCGGCACACCACCGCGTGGCGGGAGCTGCTACCGCTGCCGCACGGCGGGGTCCTGCTGGACACGCCGGGCCTGCGCGGTGTGGGCCTGCACGAGGCCGACGAGGGCCTGGACCGGACCTTCGCCGAGATCATCGAGCTGGCCGACGACTGCCGCTTCGTCGACTGCGCCCACAGCACCGAGCCGGGCTGCGCCGTCCTGGCGGCCGTCGAGGACGGCCAGCTCACCCAGAGGCGCCTGGACAGCTACCACCGGTTGCAGCGCGAGAACGCCTACGCCGCCTCCCGCATCGACGCGCGGCTGCGCGCCGAGCGGGAGCGGACCAAGAAGGAGATCACGCGCCTGATCCGTGAGATCAAGCGCTCCCCGAACTTCAAGGCATGA
- a CDS encoding methyltransferase domain-containing protein: protein MDLPRIFTIRESDHRIHDPLTPAKLAAFGEALRLAPGTRVLDLASGSGEMLCTWARDLGFTGSGVDISTLFTEQAQARAVELGVADRVEFVHGDAAGHVADEPVDLACCVGAAWIGDGVAGTAELLQRSLRPGGMMLIGEPYWRQVPPDEETAQACHATAIADFVPLHGLIGQFGDLGYDVVEMMLADQDSWDRYTAAQWLSMRRWLDQNPDDELAPEVREELANEPARYARHLREYLGWGVFALMKR, encoded by the coding sequence ATGGACCTTCCCCGCATCTTCACCATCCGCGAGAGCGACCACCGCATCCACGACCCGCTGACCCCCGCCAAGCTCGCCGCCTTCGGCGAGGCGCTCCGCCTCGCCCCCGGCACGCGCGTCCTCGACCTGGCCAGCGGCTCGGGCGAGATGCTGTGCACCTGGGCGCGCGACCTAGGCTTCACCGGCAGTGGCGTGGACATCAGCACCCTGTTCACCGAGCAGGCCCAAGCCCGCGCCGTCGAACTCGGCGTCGCCGACCGTGTCGAGTTCGTCCACGGCGACGCCGCCGGACACGTCGCGGACGAGCCGGTCGACCTGGCCTGCTGCGTCGGCGCCGCGTGGATCGGCGACGGCGTCGCCGGAACGGCCGAGCTGCTCCAGCGCAGCCTCCGCCCCGGGGGCATGATGCTGATCGGCGAGCCCTACTGGCGGCAGGTCCCGCCGGACGAGGAGACCGCGCAGGCCTGCCACGCCACCGCCATCGCCGACTTCGTGCCGCTGCACGGCCTGATCGGGCAGTTCGGCGACCTCGGGTACGACGTCGTGGAGATGATGCTGGCCGACCAGGACAGCTGGGACCGCTACACCGCGGCCCAGTGGCTCAGCATGCGCCGCTGGCTCGACCAGAACCCCGACGACGAACTGGCACCCGAAGTACGGGAGGAACTCGCCAACGAGCCCGCCCGCTACGCGCGCCACCTGCGTGAGTACCTCGGCTGGGGAGTCTTCGCCCTCATGAAGCGATAA
- a CDS encoding AMP-binding protein — protein MRPLEPLQGRSGTAMRRKRLGVWEEITWPEYVAVAERVAGALRECGVGEGDRIALAVRNRPEWLFAELGIVLAGAVAVPLDVDGPPERLVEAKARLLFADDAEQVDKALSIAGNCPDLGRIVVIDARDVSAGDERVVTFADFGAGLTDAGPSDAGPSDAGPSDAASKDAARLDLSAGDPFGLRARDEYLSFMPTHDAAERAFSLTLHLSRGYIVNFGGAATVHADLAAVRPTVLYARAEVWEELRHGAQSRLAAASWLKRRLSTRALAGGLPLGSLLIHRPLRARLGLGRVRIGLYGPGPFEGLSWYERIGLRMKAYETGAR, from the coding sequence ATGAGGCCGCTGGAGCCGCTTCAGGGCCGGAGCGGCACGGCGATGCGCCGCAAGCGGCTGGGCGTGTGGGAGGAGATCACCTGGCCGGAGTACGTGGCGGTGGCCGAACGGGTGGCCGGTGCGCTGCGCGAATGCGGGGTCGGTGAGGGCGACCGGATCGCCCTGGCCGTACGCAACCGTCCGGAGTGGTTGTTCGCCGAGCTCGGGATCGTGCTGGCCGGGGCCGTCGCGGTGCCGCTGGACGTGGACGGCCCGCCGGAGCGGCTGGTGGAGGCCAAAGCGCGGCTGCTGTTCGCCGACGACGCCGAGCAGGTGGACAAGGCGCTGTCGATCGCCGGGAACTGCCCGGACCTCGGCCGGATCGTCGTCATCGACGCCCGTGACGTGAGTGCGGGCGACGAAAGGGTCGTCACGTTCGCGGACTTCGGCGCGGGTCTGACGGATGCGGGCCCATCGGACGCGGGCCCATCGGACGCGGGCCCATCGGACGCGGCGTCGAAGGACGCGGCGCGGCTGGACCTGTCGGCAGGGGATCCGTTCGGACTGCGGGCACGGGACGAGTACCTGTCCTTCATGCCTACGCACGACGCCGCCGAGCGCGCGTTCTCGCTGACGCTGCACCTGTCTCGCGGATACATCGTCAACTTCGGCGGTGCGGCGACCGTTCACGCCGATCTGGCCGCGGTCCGTCCGACCGTGCTGTACGCGCGGGCCGAGGTCTGGGAGGAACTGCGTCACGGCGCGCAATCCCGGCTGGCGGCGGCGTCCTGGCTGAAGCGGCGGCTGAGCACCCGGGCGCTGGCGGGCGGCCTGCCGCTGGGCTCGCTCCTGATCCATAGGCCGCTGCGTGCACGGCTCGGTCTGGGACGGGTGCGGATCGGGTTGTACGGGCCCGGGCCGTTCGAAGGACTGAGCTGGTACGAGCGCATCGGCCTGCGAATGAAGGCCTACGAGACGGGGGCACGATGA
- a CDS encoding HAMP domain-containing sensor histidine kinase — protein sequence MSRPADREPRRLTRWWRRRSLRTRLTVIAATAIAASVFAAFQAGIELLSWELQDSAENQLRADSRVLATKAERAGLAQVQLPPYPGSGQLVRVILPDGSTRTPAGQPALPPVSEHAGRVAHGASADLMESNDSDGYFIYTLRAGDGAVQVARVAADDSPITRFGLGMLLIGLLCVVGGALVGRAVARTGLAPIDRLTAAAVRVARTRDLDADIPDEGGGEIRRLIQSINDMLAALRDSRRAQRLLAEDAAHELKTPLTSLRLNVELLIRLDRRGTLDSALPAESRTRLLNDLGAQVAELSTLAAELTDLARGDVSDESTELLDLADVVVAAATRARSRVPDIEVALDVTSVWVSGRPAALQRAVLNLIDNAGKWSPADQPVQVRLRAEGASAVLEVDDAGPGIDAADVPRVFDRFYRADSARALPGSGLGLSIVQRVVDAHGGRATVARSARGGALLRVDLPAAAPPAPTARLTAG from the coding sequence GTGAGCAGGCCCGCCGACCGGGAACCGCGCCGGCTGACCCGATGGTGGCGCCGGCGGTCCCTGCGGACCAGGCTGACGGTGATCGCGGCGACGGCCATCGCGGCCAGCGTGTTCGCGGCCTTCCAGGCGGGCATCGAGCTACTGAGCTGGGAGCTGCAGGACTCTGCCGAGAATCAGCTACGCGCCGACTCCCGCGTCCTGGCGACGAAGGCGGAGCGCGCTGGTCTGGCGCAGGTCCAGCTACCGCCGTATCCCGGATCCGGTCAGCTGGTGCGGGTCATCCTGCCCGACGGCTCGACCCGGACGCCGGCCGGCCAACCCGCGCTGCCCCCGGTCAGCGAGCACGCCGGGCGCGTGGCGCACGGGGCGTCGGCCGATCTGATGGAGTCGAACGACAGCGACGGCTACTTCATCTACACGCTGCGGGCGGGCGACGGCGCGGTCCAGGTGGCCCGCGTCGCCGCCGACGACAGCCCGATCACCCGGTTCGGGTTGGGCATGCTGCTGATCGGGCTGCTCTGCGTGGTCGGCGGCGCCCTTGTCGGGCGGGCCGTGGCGCGGACCGGGCTGGCACCGATCGACCGGCTGACCGCCGCCGCGGTACGTGTCGCGCGCACCCGGGATCTCGACGCCGACATCCCGGATGAGGGCGGTGGGGAGATCCGGCGGCTGATTCAGTCGATCAACGACATGCTCGCCGCGCTCCGGGACTCCCGGCGGGCCCAGCGGCTGCTCGCCGAGGACGCCGCCCACGAGCTCAAGACCCCGCTCACCAGCCTGCGCCTCAACGTCGAGCTGCTGATCCGGCTCGATCGGCGCGGCACCCTGGACAGCGCACTGCCGGCGGAGAGCCGGACCCGGCTGCTCAACGATCTCGGCGCCCAGGTGGCCGAGTTGAGCACCCTTGCCGCCGAGCTGACCGACCTGGCGCGCGGTGACGTCAGCGACGAGAGCACCGAGCTGCTCGACCTCGCCGACGTGGTGGTGGCCGCAGCGACGCGGGCGCGTTCCCGCGTGCCCGACATCGAGGTCGCGCTCGACGTGACCTCCGTGTGGGTGAGCGGGCGTCCCGCTGCGCTCCAGCGGGCGGTGCTCAACCTCATCGACAACGCCGGCAAGTGGTCCCCCGCGGACCAGCCGGTCCAGGTCCGGCTCCGTGCCGAGGGCGCGTCGGCGGTGCTCGAGGTCGACGACGCCGGGCCGGGCATCGACGCCGCCGACGTACCGCGGGTGTTCGACCGGTTCTACCGTGCCGACAGCGCCCGGGCGTTGCCGGGATCCGGTCTGGGGCTGTCGATCGTGCAGCGGGTCGTCGACGCCCACGGCGGCCGGGCCACCGTCGCCCGCTCGGCACGCGGTGGCGCGCTGCTTCGTGTCGACCTTCCGGCCGCGGCCCCGCCCGCCCCAACCGCGCGGCTCACCGCCGGGTAG
- a CDS encoding ABC transporter ATP-binding protein gives MDGSPRGPSLAVQELEVAYHRAVRGLRGVSVKVPAGGVVALLGANGAGKTTLLRAVTGLLDGHGGVVTAGTAKFGDLDLRTAGATRIVRAGLTQVMEGRRVFAELTVEENLRTGAYTRRDKAGVRASHERVMALFPRLAERRGQVAGYLSGGEQQMLAIGRALMGDPKLLVLDEPSLGLAPMVVEQIRQIIKTINGQGTSVLLVEQNARMALSIADHGYVLETGRIVREGPAAELAADARIQEFYLGGAAGRPPLGRAPHRRKVRR, from the coding sequence ATGGATGGTTCGCCGCGCGGTCCTTCGCTGGCCGTACAGGAGCTGGAGGTCGCCTACCACCGCGCCGTCCGCGGGTTGCGCGGGGTCTCGGTCAAGGTGCCCGCGGGCGGGGTCGTGGCACTGCTCGGGGCGAACGGCGCGGGCAAGACGACCTTGCTGCGGGCCGTGACGGGACTGCTGGACGGGCATGGCGGGGTGGTCACGGCCGGTACGGCGAAGTTCGGGGACCTGGACCTGCGTACCGCAGGGGCGACCCGGATCGTCCGGGCCGGGCTCACGCAGGTGATGGAGGGCAGGCGGGTCTTCGCCGAGCTGACGGTCGAGGAGAACTTGCGGACCGGCGCCTACACCCGCCGGGACAAGGCCGGGGTGCGGGCCAGCCACGAGCGGGTGATGGCGCTGTTCCCCCGGCTGGCCGAGCGGCGGGGGCAGGTGGCGGGCTACCTGTCGGGCGGAGAACAGCAGATGCTGGCGATCGGCAGGGCGCTGATGGGCGATCCGAAGCTGCTGGTGCTGGACGAGCCGTCGCTGGGGCTGGCGCCCATGGTGGTGGAGCAGATCAGGCAGATCATCAAGACGATCAACGGGCAGGGCACGAGCGTCCTGCTGGTCGAGCAGAACGCGCGGATGGCGCTGTCGATCGCCGACCACGGCTACGTCCTGGAGACCGGGCGGATCGTGCGGGAGGGACCGGCCGCGGAGCTGGCCGCCGATGCGCGGATCCAGGAGTTCTACCTGGGCGGTGCGGCCGGGCGCCCTCCGCTCGGGCGAGCGCCGCACCGCAGGAAGGTGCGCCGGTGA
- a CDS encoding response regulator transcription factor: MRIMIADDERAIRESLERVLQVEGYDTSTVANGLAVLDGVGGAGGDTLDLLILDVMMPRLGGLETCRRLRAAGRDLPVLMLTARDQVSDRVAGLDAGADDYLPKPFATEELLARVRALLRRRTPPDGESQVLSFADVRLDPDRFEAWRGGRPLLLTRTEFSLLQVLVRNATRVLTRDALFEAVWGFDMCATANNLQVYVSYLRRKMEAEGEPRLIYTLRGLGYTLRETPP, encoded by the coding sequence GTGCGGATCATGATCGCGGATGATGAGAGGGCCATTCGTGAGTCGCTGGAGCGGGTGCTCCAGGTCGAGGGTTACGACACCAGCACCGTCGCCAACGGTCTCGCCGTGCTCGACGGGGTCGGGGGGGCCGGCGGTGACACGCTGGATCTGCTGATCCTCGACGTGATGATGCCCCGCCTCGGCGGGTTGGAGACCTGCCGCCGGTTGCGGGCCGCGGGTCGGGATCTGCCGGTGCTGATGCTGACCGCCCGTGACCAGGTCTCCGACCGGGTCGCGGGGCTGGACGCGGGCGCCGACGACTACCTGCCCAAGCCGTTCGCCACAGAGGAGTTGCTGGCCCGGGTGCGGGCCCTGCTGCGCCGGCGCACGCCGCCCGACGGGGAGTCGCAGGTCCTGTCGTTCGCCGACGTCCGGCTCGATCCCGACAGGTTCGAGGCGTGGCGGGGCGGGCGGCCGCTGCTCCTGACCCGGACCGAGTTCTCCCTCCTGCAGGTCCTCGTGCGCAACGCGACCCGGGTCTTGACCCGCGACGCGCTGTTCGAGGCGGTCTGGGGCTTCGACATGTGCGCCACCGCCAACAACCTCCAGGTATACGTGAGCTACCTGCGCCGCAAGATGGAGGCCGAGGGTGAGCCGCGATTGATCTACACGCTGCGCGGCCTGGGATACACGTTGCGGGAGACTCCTCCGTGA